A stretch of Suncus etruscus isolate mSunEtr1 chromosome 9, mSunEtr1.pri.cur, whole genome shotgun sequence DNA encodes these proteins:
- the LOC126017472 gene encoding 60S ribosomal protein L23-like, producing the protein MSKRGCGGSSCSKFPIFLGLPVRPLINCADNTGVKILYIISVKGIKGRLNKLPAAAVGDMVLVIVKKGKPELRKKVHLAVVIQQQKSYWQKDGVFPYFEDNAGVIVTNNKGEMKGSAITGPLAKECEDLWPRIASNAGSIA; encoded by the exons ATGTCGAAGCGAGGATGTGGTGGGTCTTCCTGCTCCAAGTTCCCGATCTTCTTGGGTCTGCCTGTAAGACCCTTGATCAATTGTGCGGATAACACAGGAGTCAAAATTCTGTACATTATCTCTGTGAAGGGGATCAAGGGACGACTGAACAAACTTCCTGCCGCCGCTGTGGGTGACATGGTGTTGGTCATTGTCAAGAAAGGCAAACCCGAGCTCAGGAAAAAGGTACATCTGGCGGTGGTAATTCAACAACAGAAGTCATACTGGCAAAAAGATGGTGTCTTTCCTTATTTTGAAGATAATGCAGGGGTCATA GTTACAAACAATAAAGGCGAAATGAAAGGTTCTGCCATCACTGGACCACTTGCAAAGGAATGTGAAGACTTATGGCCCAGGATTGCTTCCAATGCAGGCAGTATTGCTTGA